A genome region from Dreissena polymorpha isolate Duluth1 chromosome 16, UMN_Dpol_1.0, whole genome shotgun sequence includes the following:
- the LOC127862634 gene encoding uncharacterized protein K02A2.6-like, whose product MASKGIRPLPEFNPSESASSWEDYKRDFIIHLDALGLDDKPGKRKVGVLLANMGRECVKIYDSFAWAPEVVANQDAGIAAVPAEDKYHLETVFTKFDRHFGVHNYRNIKRQEFLNTKRGNLSIMDYISELKRKAEHCQYGEQKEGLICDMIINGVNDTKCSEKLMEIPVTQLTIERVVQVCRQIELTASHIKSLGESPHVNIARTHQNPHKQQKYCAKCCRKHEVRKCPAYQKQCDNCGEFGHFKASKLCPAVGGTSHQQKGISHRGARGYGRINLLGRDDSVDFGLIMRIHTARLETESIIEKYSDVLGEEIGCIPGEYEIKIDKSIEPVVHAPRPVPVAIREQLQAELKHLEKCNIIAKVTEPTQWVSSLVCVRKKNGRVRICIDPTDLNRAIRREHYPMNSFDDVATRLNGSKYFTTLDANMGYYQIKLTEESSKLTAFNTPFGRYRYLRMPMGVKCSSEVFQRSMEQNFGNIDGVEIIVDDILIHGRTLEEHNRRLETVLQKARSINLKMNKKKCMFAKPEVDYVGHKLTGDGIKPTDQRVKAIADMREPESFSELETVLGMLSYVSKFIPNLSELNAPLRDMKRLETWSWGDEAKRAFNKIKEALVSTKVLQYYDLKKPVTLTVDASMRGLGAAIIQQDRVVAYASRALTPTEQRYAQIEKEMLAVVYGCEKFHKLLYGRDTFLVESDHKPLESILKKEIHKAPLRIQRMILKLQPYDFNLVHKSGKDMGLADCLSRLPLENHYEKTIDEELMVLKLDTLSCSNHDKIARATQADEQFQVLAKVIIRGWPETKCEVPVEAVPFWDYRDEISIYNGVLYRGERVCIPKEMRTETLKAIHKSHLGVVNCKKRARELVFWPGMNKQIEDLIGKCSACLMHRKMSQKEPMIIQPVPELPWSKVGMDLCELEGNNYLIIVDFFSNFIEVAPLQRDTRTSTILKHIKQNVARYGIMDSIISDNGPQFTSAEFREFIEKYGITHITSSPLHQQTNGLAEKAVQTVKNLIKKCSETGDDIYLALLELRNTPRDNIGSPMQRLMGRRAKTLIPMKQTLRQPEATNENVAPKLLEFREKQKFYYDQHAKSKDNLQPGDAVRIKTPSGWKPAEYVKPSEYPRSHIVKAGESGREYRRNTDMLMKTKERPHIITTNNDVYIPAPTAPTETVAEQPSTTPNHENSASARSSETRDKPGKESVQDTVRKKTRSGREVHKPIRLNDYV is encoded by the exons ATGGCTTCGAAGGGAATCAGGCCATTACCGGAATTTAACCCGTCAGAAAGTGCATCAAGTTGGGAAGACTACAAACGGGACTTCATAATTCATTTGGACGCGCTAGGTCTGGACGACAAGCCTGGAAAAAGAAAGGTTGGTGTCCTACTTGCCAACATGGGGAGAGAGTGCGTAAAAATTTACGATTCGTTCGCGTGGGCGCCGGAAGTTGTTGCCAATCAGGATGCTGGAATCGCGGCAGTGCCAGCCGAGGATAAATACCATCTagaaacagttttcacaaaatttgacAGACATTTCGGAGTGCATAATTACCGTAACATTAAAAGACAAGAGTTCCTCAACACAAAGCGTGGTAACCTGTCAATAATGGATTACATTTCGGAATTAAAAAGAAAGGCCGAACACTGTCAATATGGGGAACAAAAAGAAGGGTTAATATGTGACATGATCATTAATGGCGTGAATGACACAAAGTGTAGTGAAAAGCTAATGGAGATACCGGTTACACAACTAACCATCGAACGTGTCGTGCAGGTTTGTAGGCAAATAGAATTGACCGCGTCTCACATCAAATCACTGGGCGAAAGCCCTCACGTAAACATCGCTAGAACGCATCAAAACCCTCATAAGCAACAAAAATACTGTGCCAAGTGTTGCAGAAAACATGAAGTAAGGAAATGTCCCGCCTATCAAAAACAGTGTGACAATTGCGGTGAGTTTGGCCATTTCAAGGCATCCAAATTATGTCCTGCAGTCGGTGGGACATCGCATCAACAAAAGGGGATATCACACAGAGGGGCACGTGGCTATGGAC GCATAAACTTGCTTGGAAGGGATGATTCAGTTGATTTTGGGCTGATCATGAGAATACACACCGCAAGACTTGAAACAGAATCTATCATTGAGAAATATAGTGACGTCCTTGGGGAAGAGATTGGGTGTATACCGGGCGAGTACGAGATTAAAATCGATAAGTCAATAGAACCAGTAGTTCATGCACCAAGACCGGTTCCAGTCGCGATTCGTGAACAATTGCAAGCTGAACTAAAACACTTAGAGAAATGCAACATTATTGCTAAAGTAACAGAACCTACGCAATGGGTCAGTAGTTTGGTGTGCGTAAGGAAGAAAAACGGAAGAGTGCGAATATGCATTGACCCCACAGATTTAAACCGCGCAATCCGAAGAGAACATTACCCAATGAACAGTTTTGATGATGTTGCCACAAGATTGAATGGGAGTAAATACTTTACAACGCTAGACGCGAATATGGGTTATTACCAAATAAAATTAACTGAAGAGAGCTCGAAGCTCACAGCGTTTAATACTCCGTTCGGCAGGTACCGATACCTGCGGATGCCGATGGGCGTGAAGTGTTCGAGTGAAGTGTTCCAACGGTCCATGGAACAGAACTTTGGTAACATTGacggggtagaaataattgttgaCGACATTTTGATTCATGGTAGAACACTGGAAGAACATAACAGGCGCTTGGAAACGGTGCTTCAAAAGGCACGTTCAATTAATCTGAAGATGAATAAGAAAAAGTGTATGTTTGCCAAGCCGGAGGTGGACTATGTAGGTCACAAACTGACTGGAGACGGAATTAAACCGACAGATCAAAGAGTGAAGGCGATAGCAGACATGAGAGAGCCAGAAAGCTTCAGTGAGCTGGAAACCGTGTTAGGCATGCTATCGTATGTGTCTAAGTTCATCCCAAATCTCAGTGAGTTGAATGCACCACTGCGCGATATGAAAAGGCTAGAAACGTGGAGCTGGGGTGACGAAGCGAAGCGCgcgttcaataaaataaaagaagctCTTGTTTCAACAAAAGTACTTCAGTACTACGACTTGAAAAAACCTGTCACACTCACAGTAGACGCATCAATGAGAGGCCTGGGAGCCGCGATAATCCAACAGGACCGTGTTGTGGCATATGCGTCACGTGCGCTCACACCGACAGAGCAACGGTACGCTCAGATCGAAAAAGAAATGCTAGCCGTTGTATATGGCTGTGAAAAATTCCACAAACTGCTATATGGCCGAGATACTTTCCTAGTGGAATCTGATCACAAACCGTTGGAGTCGATtctaaagaaagaaatacataaagcTCCGCTAAGGATTCAACGAATGATTTTGAAGCTTCAACCGTATGACTTCAACCTCGTGCACAAAAGCGGCAAGGACATGGGTCTAGCAGACTGCCTCAGCAGATTACCGTTAGAAAATCATTATGAGAAAACTATCGATGAAGAGTTGATGGTTTTGAAGCTCGACACGCTGTCGTGTTCAAACCATGACAAAATTGCACGCGCAACGCAAGCGGATGAACAATTCCAAGTACTGGCAAAGGTTATCATTCGAGGATGGCCAGAAACGAAGTGCGAAGTTCCAGTTGAAGCCGTTCCATTTTGGGATTACCGCGATGAAATATCAATTTACAATGGAGTTCTGTACCGAGGGGAACGCGTGTGTATCCCGAAAGAAATGAGAACAGAAACGTTGAAAGCGATACATAAGTCGCATTTAGGGGTAGTAAACTGTAAAAAGAGGGCGAGAGAGTTAgtattttggcccggcatgaacaaacaaattgaagatCTTATTGGCAAGTGTAGTGCGTGTTTAATGCATCGCAAGATGAGCCAAAAGGAGCCAATGATCATCCAACCAGTACCTGAGCTACCCTGGAGCAAAGTTGGAATGGACTTATGCGAACTAGAGGGTAACAATTACCTAATCATTGTAGACTTCTTCTCCAACTTCATTGAAGTAGCACCATTGCAAAGAGACACTCGAACGAGCACCATCTTAAAACACATCAAGCAAAACGTGGCTCGTTATGGAATCATGGACTCAATCATCTCGGACAACGGTCCACAGTTCACCAGTGCTGAATTCCGAGAATTCATCGAAAAATATGGCATCACCCATATTACGTCGTCGCCTTTGCACCAACAAACAAACGGCCTTGCTGAAAAGGCTGTACAAACCgttaaaaatctaattaaaaagtGTAGCGAAACAGGGGACGACATCTACTTAGCCCTGTTAGAACTAAGAAACACACCACGCGATAACATCGGATCACCGATGCAACGTTTGATGGGTCGACGCGCAAAAACACTAATACCTATGAAACAAACATTGCGACAACCAGAAGCAACCAATGAAAATGTCGCACCGAAGTTGTTAGAATTTCGTGAAAAGCAAAAATTCTACTACGACCAACACGCGAAGAGCAAGGACAATCTTCAGCCAGGGGACGCAGTAAGAATTAAAACCCCATCTGGTTGGAAACCGGCAGAGTATGTGAAACCGTCCGAATACCCACGATCACATATCGTTAAGGCAGGCGAATCGGGGCGCGAATATCGCCGAAACACGGACATGCTAATGAAAACAAAGGAAAGACCACACATTATCACCACAAACAATGACGTGTACATACCGGCACCCACAGCGCCAACAGAGACGGTAGCAGAACAACCATCAACGACTCCAAATCACGAAAACAGTGCTAGTGCGAGATCGAGCGAAACTCGAGACAAACCGGGGAAAGAGAGTGTACAAGACACTGTTAGAAAGAAAACGAGGTCAGGAAGAGAAGTTCACAAACCGATACGGTTAAATGACTATGTGTAA
- the LOC127862073 gene encoding general transcription factor IIE subunit 2-like isoform X1, which produces MDQELIRQRELFKKRALAQPTVEKRKLKTSSELDKPSKKPKPAPKVKESSSSASFDYKTAQGSSQYKFGILAKIVNFMKKRHQDADFYPLSLDEILDETNQLDIGNKNKHWLATEALPNNQKLVQSEEDGEKKYVYKPKYNIRDRKALLNLLKRNDLNGSGGVLMDDVDESLPNAAAAISKLGDNIVTVTRPNDKKKILFYNDKDSTFKVDEEFTKLWRDSNLIFGMHVYLMELPILSGERSRSSFKVKGVSVEGQDEKKIEEYLEKQGITSLQDMGLKKVMPSQKRKKNAGNRRFKKHNDHLAGVLQDYGELKASKADK; this is translated from the exons ATGGATCAAGAGCTTATTCGTCAGCGAGAGCTCTTCAAAAAAAGAGCTTTAGCTCAGCCTACTGTGGAGAAAAGGAAGCTGAAAACAAGCTCAGAACTCGACAAGCCATCCAAGAAACCAAAACCTGCACCAAAAGTGAAAGAATCAAGTAGCAGTGCAAGTTTTGATTACAAAACTGCTCAAGGGAGCTCACAGTACAAGTTTGGTATCCTTGCAAAGATTGTGAATTTCATGAAAAAGAGGCACCAAGATGCTGACTTTTATCCCCTGTCATTAGATGAAATTCTTGATGAGACAAATCAATTGGATATTGGGAATAAAAACAAGCATTGGCTGGCCACAGAAGCTCTACCGAACAACCAAAAACTTGTG cAAAGTGAGGAAGATGGTGAGAAGAAATATGTGTACAAACCCAAGTACAATATACGAGATCGCAAGGCACTGTTGAATCTCCTGAAACGAAATGATCTCAATGGTAGTGGAGGCGTTCTTatggatgatgttgatgaaagCCTTCCTAATGCAGCAGCAGCTATATCAAAACTAG GGGACAACATTGTCACAGTAACTAGGCCTAATGACAAAAAGAAGATACTGTTCTACAACGACAAAGATTCAACATTCAAAGTAGATGAAGAGTTCACAAAACTTTGGAGAG atagcaacttgatatttggcatgcatgtgtatctcatggagctgcctattttgagtggtgaaaggtcaaggtcctccttcaaggtcaaag GAGTGTCAGTGGAAGGGCAGGATGAAAAGAAAATCGAAGAATATCTAGAGAAACAGGGAATCACCTCTCTACAG GATATGGGCCTGAAGAAAGTGATGCCATCACAGAAAAGAAAGAAGAATGCTGGGAACAGGAGATTCAAGAAGCACAATGATCACTTGGCAGGCGTCCTGCAAGATTATGGAGAGTTAAAGGCTAGCAAGGCAGACAAATGA
- the LOC127862073 gene encoding general transcription factor IIE subunit 2-like isoform X2 has protein sequence MDQELIRQRELFKKRALAQPTVEKRKLKTSSELDKPSKKPKPAPKVKESSSSASFDYKTAQGSSQYKFGILAKIVNFMKKRHQDADFYPLSLDEILDETNQLDIGNKNKHWLATEALPNNQKLVQSEEDGEKKYVYKPKYNIRDRKALLNLLKRNDLNGSGGVLMDDVDESLPNAAAAISKLGDNIVTVTRPNDKKKILFYNDKDSTFKVDEEFTKLWRGVSVEGQDEKKIEEYLEKQGITSLQDMGLKKVMPSQKRKKNAGNRRFKKHNDHLAGVLQDYGELKASKADK, from the exons ATGGATCAAGAGCTTATTCGTCAGCGAGAGCTCTTCAAAAAAAGAGCTTTAGCTCAGCCTACTGTGGAGAAAAGGAAGCTGAAAACAAGCTCAGAACTCGACAAGCCATCCAAGAAACCAAAACCTGCACCAAAAGTGAAAGAATCAAGTAGCAGTGCAAGTTTTGATTACAAAACTGCTCAAGGGAGCTCACAGTACAAGTTTGGTATCCTTGCAAAGATTGTGAATTTCATGAAAAAGAGGCACCAAGATGCTGACTTTTATCCCCTGTCATTAGATGAAATTCTTGATGAGACAAATCAATTGGATATTGGGAATAAAAACAAGCATTGGCTGGCCACAGAAGCTCTACCGAACAACCAAAAACTTGTG cAAAGTGAGGAAGATGGTGAGAAGAAATATGTGTACAAACCCAAGTACAATATACGAGATCGCAAGGCACTGTTGAATCTCCTGAAACGAAATGATCTCAATGGTAGTGGAGGCGTTCTTatggatgatgttgatgaaagCCTTCCTAATGCAGCAGCAGCTATATCAAAACTAG GGGACAACATTGTCACAGTAACTAGGCCTAATGACAAAAAGAAGATACTGTTCTACAACGACAAAGATTCAACATTCAAAGTAGATGAAGAGTTCACAAAACTTTGGAGAG GAGTGTCAGTGGAAGGGCAGGATGAAAAGAAAATCGAAGAATATCTAGAGAAACAGGGAATCACCTCTCTACAG GATATGGGCCTGAAGAAAGTGATGCCATCACAGAAAAGAAAGAAGAATGCTGGGAACAGGAGATTCAAGAAGCACAATGATCACTTGGCAGGCGTCCTGCAAGATTATGGAGAGTTAAAGGCTAGCAAGGCAGACAAATGA